A stretch of the Xyrauchen texanus isolate HMW12.3.18 chromosome 20, RBS_HiC_50CHRs, whole genome shotgun sequence genome encodes the following:
- the LOC127661031 gene encoding guanine nucleotide-binding protein G(I)/G(S)/G(O) subunit gamma-4-like, producing MKDGMAINSTASISQARKAVEQLKMEACMDRIKVSKAAADLMAYCDAHIREDPLIVPVPASENPFREKKFFCTIL from the exons ATGAAGGACGGAATGGCTATTAACAGCACCGCCAGCATCTCACAGGCCCGGAAAGCTGTGGAGCAACTCAAGATGGAGGCCTGTATGGACAGGATAaag GTGTCCAAGGCTGCAGCGGATCTGATGGCATATTGTGACGCACATATACGAGAGGACCCGCTCATTGTGCCCGTCCCCGCTTCAGAAAACCCCTTCAGAGAGAAGAAGTTCTTCTGCACCATCCTCTGA